The following are encoded together in the Corticium candelabrum chromosome 1, ooCorCand1.1, whole genome shotgun sequence genome:
- the LOC134198504 gene encoding uncharacterized protein LOC134198504 — protein sequence MATNPNEGRLHPMELGCSTLPCPPYTGGREVQCAQCSYRSTCPLYVDGQDCVSECPTNQYADSSKLCRPCDPECVGCTDAGPFACVDCLHVKNDSRCVSRCPAGKTANSSGDCIPSTPLRDCAGTLNGNKTVDRCGVCEGDGRSCIRKAVFTRWGRQDCPSGSRKLYDGYMATSYYTHRGSGYNALCLSRPGHSFAATDTNQDGALLYGTTFQTSGYGVSALNRVHGYKVSCSVCESRSTAAHVVHGTYLCPSGWQLEYRGYIMANHHYQLSGQTHYSNEYVCVDELPDTSLGSGGSGGYLYPCEVECGNIPCSVYTQNREIVCSVCSSPADNTTGSVYTRWGRRSCPSRTQLLYEGYAAHDYYSHTGSGANDLCLSNEPTYLSYSDSDQNGALIYGVAYESSGMSPSFDAVYHRTAPCAVCFTPADANVLHPGRNDCPTGWSIEYTGYLMAEYYSSNRRSSWVCVDEMPESLASQAGTEARWYTTEIECGSIWCRSKEGQYIQDRELSCSVCIPDDPTSSGTYNSATYIRWAREDCPSSDHTLVYHGFAAGGRHNYYGGGVGVLCMPELPSYGHYREGSQNGALLYGYEYVWQGNFLGQDMNMRRIENHEVPCAVCMNRKAISTFTLYGDKVCPADFEVEYWGFVFSHHYTHRKGQHICVDHSPTAYPHPNGNTDNNQGLLYPAETEIGSLPSPPFTGNREVLCAQCSRRH from the exons ATGGCAACAAATCCTAACGAGGGTAGATTGCATCCGATGGAATTGGGATGTAGTACTCTTCCTTGTCCGCCTTACACAGGAGGTCGCGAAGTGCAGTGCGCTCAGTGCAGCTATCGGTCGACGTGCCCGCTCTACGTCGACGGACAAGATTGCGTCTCCGAATGTCCGACGAATCAGTACGCCGACTCGTCGAAGCTCTGCCGACCGTGCGATCCCGAGTGCGTCGGATGCACGGACGCCGGTCCCTTCGCTTGCGTCGATTGCCTTCACGTCAAGAACGACAGCCGATGCGTGTCTCGTTGTCCTGCAGGAAAGACTGCAAACTCGAGTGGCGACTGTATCCCGTCAACAC CGCTAAGGGATTGTGCAGGCACGCTTAATGGAAACAAGACAGTCGACCGGTGCGGTGTGTGCGAGGGCGACGGAAGAAGCTGCATTCGCAAGGCGGTTTTCACTCGCTGGGGACGTCAAGATTGCCCATCCGGATCGAGAAAGCTCTACGACGGCTACATGGCAAC GTCTTACTATACACACAGAGGCTCGGGCTATAATGCCCTCTGTCTATCGCGACCGGGTCATTCGTTTGCTGCTACGGACACTAATCAGGATGGAGCGCTGCTGTACGGCACTACGTTTCAAACGAGCGGTTACGGAGTCAGTGCGCTGAATCGTGTGCACGGCTACAAAGTGTCGTGCTCCGTATGCGAATCTCGAAGCACCGCCGCGCACGTCGTACACG GTACGTATCTGTGTCCGTCTGGATGGCAGTTGGAGTATCGGGGATATATAATGGCCAACCATCATTACCAATTGTCGGGCCAGACTCATTACAGTAACGAATATGTGTGTGTCGACGAACTTCCTGACACATCGCTCGGTTCAGGAGGCAGTGGCGGGTATTTGTATCCGTGCGAAGTCGAGTGCGGAAACATCCCGTGCTCGGTCTACACGCAAAACAGAGAGATAGTGTGTTCAGTGTGCTCTAGTCCCGCAGATAATACGACCGGATCCGTATACACACGCTGGGGGAGAAGAAGCTGTCCGTCTCGGACGCAATTGCTGTATGAAGGTTATGCAGCTCATGACTATTACAGTCATACGGGGTCCGGCGCAAACGATTTGTGTTTGAGTAACGAGCCGACGTATCTGAGCTACTCGGATAGCGATCAAAACGGTGCGCTCATCTATGGAGTCGCCTACGAGTCAAGTGGAATGTCACCGAGCTTCGACGCTGTTTACCATCGCACCGCACCTTGTGCTGTCTGTTTCACTCCGGCGGATGCCAACGTGCTGCATCCGGGAAGGAACGACTGCCCGACCGGGTGGTCGATCGAATATACGGGGTATTTAATGGCCGAATATTATAGTTCCAACCGTAGAAGTTCGTGGGTGTGCGTGGACGAGATGCCGGAGTCGCTAGCAAGTCAGGCGGGTACGGAAGCTCGTTGGTACACGACAGAGATCGAGTGCGGCAGCATTTGGTGTCGCAGCAAGGAAGGACAGTATATACAAGATCGGGAATTGTCTTGTTCTGTCTGCATTCCAGACGATCCTACGAGTTCGGGCACGTACAACTCGGCGACGTATATTCGCTGGGCACGAGAAGATTGCCCGTCATCTGACCACACTCTCGTGTACCATGGCTTTGCTGCTGGAGGTCGTCACAACTACTATGGTGGCGGAGTTGGTGTGCTCTGTATGCCAGAGTTACCGTCGTACGGTCACTACAGGGAGGGCAGCCAGAACGGAGCTTTATTGTACGGCTACGAGTACGTATGGCAAGGCAATTTCTTGGGGCAAGACATGAACATGAGAAGAATTGAGAATCACGAG GTGCCGTGTGCTGTGTGCATGAATAGGAAGGCGATTTCGACGTTTACTTTGTATGGCGATAAGGTGTGTCCAGCTGATTTTGAAGTGGAGTACTGGGGTTTTGTATTCTCCCACCACTATACGCATCGTAAGGGTCAACATATATGCGTGGATCATTCGCCTACAGCGTATCCGCATCCTAAtggaaacacagacaacaatcAAGGACTCCTGTATCCAGCTGAAACAGAAATAGGCTCGTTGCCGAGTCCTCCGTTTACTGGTAACAGGGAGGTTCTCTGCGCTCAGTGCAGCCGTCGGCACTAA